Proteins from a genomic interval of Drosophila melanogaster chromosome 2R:
- the CG30375 gene encoding uncharacterized protein, with protein MYELKITGLLSLLYISLSCAQQQCTRFFDLIPNRTINITSFNYPGAIPSGSNCRFRLKAPSNHVIYLSCRFELFPDTCGSEFLFISRDGDLQFRDGERYCRMGQVNRISNFQTMAFAYYSSSPQTQQRSRLNCQAVARPAPCDCGWSFPNRIANGVEAGKHEFPSMVGLRDLSSNLPIFCGGSIVSERYIMTAAHCTARQPVASRLLALVGEHDLSTGAESIYAAQYRIQNIINHPGYMETASGNINDIALLQTATPIEWSRGVAPICLPIRQAENSFNYQNVDIMGWGTLGFAASKSNTLQKATLLTMDNAVCRSRFNSSITPSHLCTYDAGGRGQDSCQYDSGGPVILRQRERMFQLGVISYGRACGQPFGIGVNTRVTSHLNWLWRYIGGSVCVR; from the exons ATGTACGAACTAAAGATTACTGGGTTACTTTCGTTACTATATATTAGTTTGTCTTGTGCCCAACAACAGTGCACCAGATTCTTTGATTTGATCCCAAACCGAACGATTAATATAACCAGTTTTAATTACCCCGGCGCTATACCAAGTGGTTCTAACTGTCGATTTCGCTTGAAGGCACCCAGTAATCATGTTATCTACTTGAGCTGTCGCTTTGAGTTG TTTCCCGACACCTGCGGCTCGGAGTTTCTTTTCATCTCCCGCGATGGCGACCTGCAGTTCCGGGATGGCGAACGGTACTGCCGCATGGGCCAGGTCAACCGGATATCCAACTTCCAGACCATGGCCTTCGCCTACTATTCGAGCAGTCCGCAGACCCAGCAGCGATCCAGACTCAATTGCCAAGCGGTGGCTCGACCGGCGCCCTGCGACTGCGGCTGGTCCTTCCCCAATCGCATAGCCAACGGAGTGGAGGCGGGAAAGCACGAGTTTCCCTCGATGGTGGGCCTCCGGGATCTGAGCTCCAACCTGCCCATCTTCTGCGGCGGCAGCATAGTCAGCGAGCGGTACATCATGACCGCTGCCCACTGTACCGCTCGCCAACCAGTGGCCAGTCGCCTATTGGCGCTGGTCGGGGAGCATGACTTGAGCACGG GTGCCGAATCAATCTATGCGGCGCAGTATCGCATCCAAAATATCATCAACCATCCTGGTTACATGGAAACAGCATCGGGCAATATAAATGACATAGCCTTGCTCCAGACGGCGACCCCAATTGAATGGTCCCGCGGAGTGGCGCCCATATGTCTTCCCATTAGACAGGC GGAGAACAGCTTCAACTACCAGAACGTGGACATCATGGGTTGGGGAACCCTGGGCTTCGCTGCCTCCAAGTCGAACACTCTGCAAAAGGCCACACTGCTGACCATGGACAATGCCGTCTGCCGGAGTCGCTTCAACTCCAGCATAACTCCCAGCCACCTGTGCACGTACGATGCTGGCGGCAGGGGCCAGGACTCCTGCCAGTACGACTCCGGCGGTCCGGTGATCCTGCGCCAGCGGGAGCGGATGTTCCAGTTGGGCGTGATCAGTTACGGCCGAGCCTGCGGTCAGCCTTTTGGCATCGGTGTCAACACTCGGGTCACTTCGCACCTCAACTGGCTGTGGCGCTATATAGGCggatctgtgtgtgtgcgttaa
- the CG30369 gene encoding uncharacterized protein, with amino-acid sequence MMSFGRVLGGLSVLHFSRNRSLHQRRTRRPFPVVPDARIKTPAQSTRPPRILVKSFLALHHLDSVYMQGAPRDLRDYFMSSWKNERK; translated from the coding sequence ATGATGTCCTTTGGTCGAGTTCTCGGGGGCCTATCcgttttacatttttcccGGAACAGAAGTTTGCATCAAAGGAGGACGAGGCGACCATTTCCTGTAGTTCCCGACGCGAGGATTAAGACCCCGGCGCAATCAACCCGACCACCCCGCATCCTGGTGAAGAGCTTCTTGGCCCTCCATCATCTGGATTCTGTGTACATGCAGGGTGCTCCTCGTGATCTTAGAGACTATTTTATGTCAAGCTGGAAAAACGAGAGAAAATGA
- the CG2291 gene encoding uncharacterized protein, isoform B — protein sequence MTGRFAYSTRRNQCVGDLKKIDEVLCHQRDEPNPEYHHAPRCFVKNFHKYQEQAQDHGEVQTTRFRNPRYRWADFRRRMVYGTYDI from the coding sequence ATGACTGGAAGATTCGCCTACTCGACGCGCCGAAACCAGTGCGTTGGGGATCTGAAGAAGATCGACGAAGTCCTGTGCCACCAGCGGGATGAACCCAATCCAGAGTACCATCATGCTCCGCGATGCTTTGTTAAGAACTTTCATAAGTACCAGGAGCAGGCGCAGGATCACGGAGAGGTGCAGACGACCCGCTTCCGCAATCCGCGATACCGCTGGGCAGACTTCCGGCGACGAATGGTTTATGGCACCTACGATATCTAG
- the CG30376 gene encoding uncharacterized protein has product MPIFVKNLPCIRHLAKRSLIEGRRWISGLEKGQNSAAQNVNPCHKDWPMREESFAAAQLLRQRQQNRRWSNNYSGLDSAMFRPVAKPDEMVPRRNNVVAAQNAARRRNFKSAQVSQYQQRQEEEQRLDGDPEAKAEEHDYESDLEVRSVRETVFGPPEDNSEEEMDRARAEQELLQRVASASKQTERLPDSASISRKVISPYNSYRSHRTRWAEFRHNMIFGRTSY; this is encoded by the coding sequence ATGCCAATATTCGTGAAAAACCTGCCATGCATTCGCCACCTGGCCAAGCGGAGTCTAATTGAGGGGCGGCGCTGGATATCGGGCCTAGAGAAAGGTCAAAACAGCGCAGCCCAAAACGTAAATCCCTGCCACAAGGACTGGCCCATGAGAGAGGAGTCTTTTGCGGCAGCCCAGCTGCTCCGCCAGAGGCAGCAGAACCGCCGGTGGAGCAACAACTACTCCGGCCTGGACTCCGCCATGTTCCGACCAGTTGCCAAACCGGATGAGATGGTGCCCCGCCGCAACAATGTGGTGGCCGCCCAGAACGCGGCCAGGAGGCGGAACTTCAAGTCGGCGCAGGTGTCCCAATACCAGCAGAGGCAGGAGGAAGAGCAAAGACTGGACGGCGATCCAGAAGCCAAGGCCGAGGAGCACGACTACGAGTCGGATCTGGAGGTTCGATCGGTACGGGAGACCGTTTTCGGACCGCCGGAGGACAACTCGGAGGAGGAGATGGATCGCGCCCGGGCTGAGCAGGAGCTTCTCCAACGCGTGGCCAGCGCCTCCAAGCAAACGGAACGTTTGCCCGATAGCGCCTCCATTTCCCGAAAGGTCATCTCGCCATACAACTCCTACCGCAGCCATCGCACCCGCTGGGCGGAGTTCCGGCACAACATGATCTTTGGCCGTACGAGTTACTGA
- the CG30371 gene encoding uncharacterized protein, with product MLRHLPLISLLLFAPTVLAYFEGCDNTFNLSPGTTYVESPYYPNNYPGGTSCRYKFTAPLDYYIQVQCSLGIPKGNGQCTTDNFWLDTEGDLLMRGAENFCGSGTLSRESLFTELVFAYISTGTKGGSFKCTLTTVKQNCNCGWSATTRIANGQQAAANEFPSMAALKDVTKNQASFCGGTIVAHRYILTAAHCIYQVSRATNIVAIVGTNDLGNPSSSRYYQQYNIQQMIPHEQYVSDPDVNNDIAVLITASNIQWSRGVGPICLPPVGTSTPFTYDLVDVIGYGTVFFAGPTSTSLQKINLNVVTNQDCQTEYNNVATIYTGQMCTYDYSGTGRDSCQFDSGGPVILRKSRQFLVGIISYGKSCAESQYPMGVNTRITSYISWIRQKIGNSNCVVSL from the exons ATGCTAAGACACCTGCCGCTAAtctcgctgctgctgttcgcACCTACTGTGTTGGCCTACTTCGAGGGCTGTGATAACACCTTCAACCTCAGTCCGGGGACCACCTACGTTGAGTCGCCCTACTACCCCAACAATTATCCTGGCGGCACTTCCTGTCGCTACAAGTTCACCGCTCCCCTGGACTACTACATACAAGTGCAATGTTCCCTGGGAATTCCAAAG GGCAATGGTCAGTGCACCACGGATAACTTTTGGCTCGACACAGAGGGTGATCTTCTGATGCGCGGTGCCGAGAACTTCTGTGGCTCCGGAACCCTTTCACGGGAGTCCCTGTTCACGGAGCTGGTTTTCGCCTACATCTCCACCGGCACGAAGGGAGGAAGCTTTAAGTGCACCCTGACCACCGTCAAACAGAACTGTAATTGTGGCTGGTCGGCCACGACGCGGATTGCCAATGGCCAACAGGCGGCAGCCAACGAGTTTCCCAGCATGGCGGCCCTCAAGGATGTGACCAAGAACCAGGCGTCCTTCTGTGGCGGAACCATAG TGGCCCATCGTTATATTTTAACTGCTGCCCATTGTATTTACCAAGTTAGCAGGGCCACGAATATTGTGGCTATTGTGGGAACCAATGACCTGGGAAATC CTTCCAGTTCCAGGTACTACCAGCAGTATAATATTCAGCAGATGATACCACATGAGCAGTATGTTAGCGACCCCGACGTAAACAATGATATCGCAGTTTTGATAACCGCCAGCAATATTCAGTGGTCCCGAGGCGTGGGACCCATTTGTCTGCCTCCCGTAGGAAC GAGCACACCATTCACTTACGACCTCGTCGACGTGATTGGCTATGGCACGGTCTTCTTTGCCGGACCCACGTCCACAAGTCTGCAGAAGATCAATCTGAATGTGGTCACCAACCAGGACTGCCAGACGGAGTACAACAATGTGGCCACGATATACACTGGGCAAATGTGCACCTATGACTACTCGGGCACAGGTCGCGACTCCTGCCAGTTTGACTCCGGTGGCCCAGTCATTCTGCGGAAGTCCAGGCAGTTCTTGGTCGGAATCATCAGCTACGGAAAGAGCTGTGCTGAATCGCAGTACCCGATGGGTGTCAATACCAGGATAACGTCGTATATTAGTTGGATACGCCAAAAGATCGGAAACTCCAATTGTGTTGTCAGCTTGTAA
- the CG14759 gene encoding uncharacterized protein, isoform B: MFTGRLLIGSPIFEAKMRLQQRRRMSEHRLPYHRRPAPVKLQDRKSSWTDLKRPPFLLVKSFLNLRHMDADYGKDMTRVTDELSFQPHRTLLINTVRGPHRQFSDTEPIADMMDKSPVALDSDSKP; encoded by the coding sequence ATGTTCACCGGTCGGCTTCTCATCGGGTCCCCGATATTCGAGGCTAAGATGCGGCTACAGCAGAGGCGACGAATGTCAGAGCACAGGCTTCCGTACCATCGCAGACCTGCGCCCGTAAAGCTCCAGGACCGTAAGAGTTCATGGACCGATCTAAAAAGGCCGCCCTTCCTGCTGGTCAAGAGCTTCCTCAACTTGCGCCACATGGACGCCGACTACGGGAAGGACATGACACGAGTTACGGACGAGCTAAGTTTCCAGCCCCACCGCACCCTCTTAATCAATACCGTGCGAGGGCCGCATCGTCAGTTTTCGGACACGGAACCAATTGCGGACATGATGGATAAAAGTCCGGTAGCTTTGGACTCGGATTCGAAGCCGTGA
- the CG12126 gene encoding uncharacterized protein — protein sequence MINILRTLSGRGLQLTRRLHRRPQICQKPGVFVHPELRRTIPLVYFSKGELPPKPNQEVSSNRQCEISPSEKNRKSTEAFDQFCKRQRQCFSSTYQWAEFRRKMIYGSY from the coding sequence ATGATCAATATTCTTAGGACACTGTCAGGCAGAGGTCTTCAACTCACCAGGAGACTTCATCGACGACCCCAGATCTGCCAGAAGCCCGGAGTCTTTGTCCATCCGGAGCTGCGTCGCACTATTCCCCTCGTTTACTTCAGCAAAGGGGAACTGCCACCTAAACCGAATCAAGAAGTCTCATCCAACCGGCAGTGCGAAATATCTCCTTCGGAGAAGAATCGAAAAAGCACGGAGGCCTTTGATCAGTTTTGTAAAAGACAACGGCAATGCTTTTCCAGCACCTACCAGTGGGCAGAGTTCCGGCGAAAGATGATCTACGGCAGTTACTAG
- the CG2291 gene encoding uncharacterized protein, isoform A yields MLPANGNQSALSAYVRLAVQQATSRMTGRFAYSTRRNQCVGDLKKIDEVLCHQRDEPNPEYHHAPRCFVKNFHKYQEQAQDHGEVQTTRFRNPRYRWADFRRRMVYGTYDI; encoded by the coding sequence ATGCTGCCAGCCAATGGAAACCAATCGGCCCTATCCGCCTATGTCCGACTGGCGGTCCAGCAAGCCACGTCCCGGATGACTGGAAGATTCGCCTACTCGACGCGCCGAAACCAGTGCGTTGGGGATCTGAAGAAGATCGACGAAGTCCTGTGCCACCAGCGGGATGAACCCAATCCAGAGTACCATCATGCTCCGCGATGCTTTGTTAAGAACTTTCATAAGTACCAGGAGCAGGCGCAGGATCACGGAGAGGTGCAGACGACCCGCTTCCGCAATCCGCGATACCGCTGGGCAGACTTCCGGCGACGAATGGTTTATGGCACCTACGATATCTAG
- the CG14760 gene encoding uncharacterized protein has product MWTWLLFLPLLKASSTNAIFEQCNHQVKLQSGQKLLINSPYYPALYPVGTSCRYAVEAPKDHVLQFKCELQLRTLSTDLKCRTEVFHFNSEGDEVLTSSEYFCGSGKFERKSFLNRAVISYISSGHSEPPSAVKLKDKLHAVPTTSTTTEAPQAVSIEEQDAEEEQEEEEEPEEADEDLSDEVLHVLQDVGVSDALAYVASLLYDVEESRKSSTTIYLDKLPIRSSSKTSAKRARIVSSYPTAAPSPGHGGGRFSCLVEAFQPTCSCGWSRIPRIASPTNEEAVLHEFPPMAGVLTKKHGKVFCGAAIIHHRYLLSAAHCFLGPETNSAAKLRVVVGEHDLASSFETFATQRYDLDALILHEDFSQASGQPKNDIAMLKTRMAIVWSQHVGPACLPLQPGEDGQKLPLAGHQVVAAGWGTTSYGGPQTHRLLKATLDVIDGRRCRQALSSAGGLPPHTFCTYTPGRDTCQYDSGGALYERINGRLMAVGIVSFGQACAAQQPSVNTRVASFIKWIRTKSPEVAYCPGRT; this is encoded by the exons ATGTGGACTTGGCTGTTGTTTCTGCCTCTTTTGAAAGCATCCTCAACGAATGCCATTTTCGAGCAGTGCAACCACCAGGTGAAGCTGCAATCGGGCCAGAAACTTCTCATCAACTCGCCCTATTACCCGGCTCTGTATCCTGTGGGCACTTCCTGTCGCTACGCCGTGGAGGCTCCCAAAGATCACGTGCTCCAATTCAAATGCGAGCTCCAGCTGCGAACG CTTTCCACGGACTTGAAATGCCGCACGGAGGTGTTTCACTTCAATTCCGAGGGCGACGAGGTGTTAACAAGTTCCGAATACTTTTGCGGCAGCGGAAAATTCGAGCGCAAAAGTTTTCTCAATCGTGCGGTGATTTCCTATATATCGAGTGGACATTCGGAGCCGCCCTCAGCCGTTAAGTTAAAGGATAAGCTCCATGCGGTGCCAACTACGAGCACAACTACCGAGGCACCACAAGCTGTTTCCATAGAGGAACAGGAtgcggaggaggagcaggaggaggaagaggagccAGAAGAAGCCGACGAGGACCTCAGCGACGAGGTGCTGCACGTGTTGCAGGATGTGGGCGTCAGCGATGCCCTGGCCTATGTCGCCTCCTTACTTTACGACGTCGAAGAGTCCAGAAAGTCCAGCACCACTATTTACCTTGACAAGTTGCCAATTCGCAGCAGTTCAAAGACTTCCGCAAAACGTGCCCGAATTGTTTCCAGCTACCCAACTGCCGCCCCATCGCCTGGTCACGGAGGAGGACGCTTCTCCTGCCTCGTGGAGGCCTTTCAGCCCACGTGCAGCTGCGGCTGGAGCCGCATTCCCCGGATTGCCAGTCCCACCAACGAGGAGGCCGTCCTGCACGAGTTCCCGCCAATGGCCGGTGTCCTAACCAAAAAACACGGAAAGGTCTTCTGCGGCGCTGCGATCA TTCATCATCGTTACTTGCTGTCGGCTGCCCACTGTTTTCTGGGTCCGGAGACGAATAGTGCTGCCAAGTTgcgggtggtggtgggtgagCATGACTTGGCCAGCTCCTTTGAGACGTTCGCCACCCAGCGCTATGACCTTGACGCCCTGATCCTGCACGAGGACTTTAGCCAAGCAAGTGGACAGCCGAAGAACGATATCGCCATGCTAAAGACGCGAATGGCGATCGTGTGGAGCCAGCATGTGGGTCCCGCCTGTCTGCCACTGCAACCGGGGGAGGATGGCCAGAAGCTGCCGCTCGCGGGTCACCAGGTAGTGGCCGCCGGGTGGGGAACCACTTCCTACGGCGGTCCACAGACCCATCGCCTGCTCAAGGCCACGCTGGATGTTATCGATGGCCGCCGGTGCAGGCAGGCTTTGAGCTCCGCCGGCGGATTACCGCCCCACACTTTCTGCACGTACACGCCCGGTCGGGACACTTGCCAATATGACTCGGGAGGAGCACTTTACGAGCGGATCAACGGACGCCTGATGGCCGTGGGCATCGTCAGTTTTGGCCAGGCCTGCGCCGCCCAGCAGCCATCGGTCAACACTCGCGTCGCCTCCTTCATCAAGTGGATCCGCACCAAGAGCCCCGAGGTGGCCTATTGTCCTGGCCGAACATAG